Within the Borreliella valaisiana VS116 genome, the region TAGTGAAAATTTTGGTGTTAATAAAGACAAAATAAAAATCAATTCTATTAATAATTACTGGTCTAGTTCTATTTTTCCTATTTCTTTTAATGCAATTTTGCAAGGTATTGTAATATCAAAAAAAATTAATAAAAAGGTTAATGTTGTTTATTACAAAAGGCATTTTGGAATTTTAAATAATTTAAATTTAACTTTTTCAGTTTCTAATTGCTTATTGGGAGATAATAAGCTTTCAAAGATTATTTTAAGAGTTGCAATAAATAGACCTTTAAATTTTTTATATAAGTTTTATTTTAAATTTATTAATAATATTTTTAAAAATTTGTTTTTTGATGGGTTTTTAGAATTTTTTTTTGTTGAGAATAAAAGTGATTACATATTTTTTTATGATAATCTTTTGGCATTTGAGACTTCTGTTTATAATTTTATTTATTCCAATTTTTATAATCTTGCTTTAGCAATGTCTTGTGAACCAATAGGTTATTTGCTTACTCAAATTAAAGGTGACTATAGCAGTTTTTTTAAAATTTTTAAAAAGTTAGATTTAAAGAATTCTTTGATAAAAAAATCTTCTGTTTTAAGTTTTAAAAAGAATTACAATATTTTTGATACTAGTCGCAGGGGAGTTGGTTTTGCGTATTTAAATTCAAACTCTTATTTTTTAGGTGAAGAGCAATACGTTGTTGCTTTCTTATATAAGGACGGATTAAATATCTTTTTACCCTACAGTATTATTGACAACAATTTAAGCAACTATTTGAAAAATAGTTTAGCAAAAACATTGAGCTTGGCCTATAATAGTATAAAATTTTTTATAGATGAGAGTGTATTAGATTTTGATAATTTTTATAGTCTTCTTTTTAAAGATCCTTATTTGATTGAAAAAGCAATTTTAAGCATTAAGGATAATTTTTCTTCTTTGGTAAGTACAGACCTTGTAAATGAATATCCTGTTATTTTTAAAGAAAAAATAGCTGTTGATTATGTTAATGATTGTATACTTGGGTGTTCTGTTGAGCTTAAATTTGAATTTTATTCTCTTAGTGCTGTTTTTAGCAATGTAAGCTTTTTTGTAGAGCAAGGCAAATTTGCTAAGCTTAAGTTAAATAACAAAAGAATTCATACAATATTTGGGTTAGCGGTTGATTATGTATTTTGCAGTGCTAATGTAAATTGCGACATTAAAGATTGTTTAAGCTTAGAGTTTATTGAAGATGGTGAGTTTGTTTTTTCTTTTAGAAGTTTTTTTATCGTTTCTGTTTCTGCAATTCGAGCTGCCTTGATTCAGATGTTTGATTTTAATACAAGTAGCACGCCTCTTGATTTTGAAGAAATTTTAAATAGCTGGAGTGTAAAAATTGATATTAATTAATTTCAATTTAAATGGGGAAAGTATTTCAAAAAAGATTAGTCTTTCTTTGGCGACTAGAAATCTTTTGGAATCTATTTTTTTTGCTAAGAGTAGTAGTTTGGAGTATATTATTAATAACAGATTTTTTTTAATTTTGTTGGATTCTAGACTTGTTTATTCTAATTTAATTCCTGCGTTTATTTTAAATGGTCGTAGTGTAGTTACTCTTGAAGGACTTAAAAAAAAAAGTTTTTATCAGCACATGCAAAAGATTTTATTAGAAGACGATTTTAATTTTTGTAACAATTGTTTTGAATCCAATGTTTTGTTGTTTTATTACTTTTTGGAAAACAAGATTGTAAGCAAATCAAATATTTTAGGCTATAGAAATTCATTAAAATGTAATTGTATGGATGTTAATACTTTTTTATCTCTCTATTTGAAAGCTGAAGAGTTGTACAGAAAAAATGGTTAATGTTAAGGTTTATTATCCTGAAAGTTTTAATATACTATCTAATTTATTTAACAAAAATCTAAATAATTATATCATTTATAATGAGCTAGATTTTAAAAAAAATCCCGATTTATTTAATAGAGAAACACCCATTGATAATTTTTTTTTGGTTGGTAATTTTGAAAAATTTAATAAAGTGTCTTTAAGGGGCAATTTTCTCGAGATGGGACCGTGTGTTACTTACAACGAGATACTTCAGATTGGTAAGCAAAATATTCCAAGTTTGCTTTATGAATTTATTTCAAAATTTAATGATAAAATTTATCTAAATAGCATTAATCTTGCAAATGGTTTTTATTATAAAAACACCATTTTTGATATTTATCCTTTATTGTTAAGCCTTGATGCTCAGATTGAGTTTAAAAATGTTTTGACCAAAAAAACTTATGTTTTTAGTTCTTATAATTTAAATAGAGCTGAGTATATTGCAAGCCGAAATACTGTTCTTGTTACTAAATTTAAATTTCCAATGATGAATCTATGGAACAGAAGCTTTTATCATAAAGTATTTTTTAATACCTCATCTTTTGACATTTTAGAAGAAACGGACATTATCTTTATATGCATTCTTTTAAACATAAAAAGAGATATTATAAATGATTTTTTATTAAAAATATTTTATGATGATAAGGTGATCGTCATAAAGGATTTTCAGATTTTACTTTTAAACAAATCCTTGCCACTTTCATTTTCTGAAATAGAAAATTCTCTTAAAATGTTGGATAAAAATATAAGAGATTCTAAAAATTTTAATATGGGAGAGAGAAATTTAAAGCTAATAAAGAATTTTTATTTAGATATATTAATGAGTTTTAGTTTTTAATGATCCAAATAAGTTTAATTACTATATTTATTATGCTATATTTCTTATATAAAGGAAATATATAATTTATTTTTATGTATTATAATGTAAAAAGTTAATCAAAAAATAATATTCATAATGAGGGGTTTCTGTACTTATGGTAAAAAAAGAAGCAATTATTAAAGCTATAAATGGTTTACATGTTAGGCCTGCATCAACTTTTGTAAAAAAAGCTAAAGAATATTCTAGCGAGATAACAATAGAATCTGATGGAAAATCTGTTAGTGGTAAGAGTTTATTCAGGCTTCAAACTTTGGAATTGTCATCGGGTAAAAAGCTTTTGATATGTGCTGAGGGTGAGGATGAGGAGATTGCTGCTACAGAGCTTGCAAAGCTTATCGAATCTTTTAAGGAATGAATTTTAGAGGTATTTAAGTTATGACTTTATCGGGTAAAAGAATATCTAAAGGGATAGGCATTGGAGAAGTTCTTTGTATTAGAAAAAATTTTGATAAAATTGTAAGTAGAGAAAAAATTGACTTTTCTCAAGTTGATAGCGAGATATCGAAATTCAATAAAGCCAAATCAAAAGCAATTGAAGCGCTTAAAGATCTTGAGAGAAAAGCTGTGCTTCAATTTGGAGATGATAAAAAGGGTATTTTTGAAGGTCAAGTGTTGATCGTTGAAGACGATGAATTTTCTGAGCTTGTTATTGAGTTTATTACAAAGGAAAATTATAGCGCTGCTTATTCTATTTATTTGGCGTTTGAAAATTTGGTTAAAAGTGTAGAAGACTATAAAGATCCTTATTTAAAAGAAAGAGCTTCTGATTATAAGGACATTAGAAATAGATTAATTTCTATTATTTTAGGTCAAGTAACCGATTTTTCTGAAATTAATAAAGATGTTATTCTTGTTACCGAGGAATTAACTCCATCTGATACCATGCAATTTGACTTAAATTATGTTAAAGGTTTTTTAACTGCCGTTGGGGGAGAAACTTCTCATGCTGCTATTTTGGCAAGAACAATGGGTCTTCCAGCGCTTGTTATGACTTTATTAGATATTAATGCTTTAAATGATGGTGATAAGATAGTCATTGATGCAATATCTTCTATTGTTATTAAAAATCCTTCTTCTGATGAGCTTAATCTTTATGAGAAGAAGATTTTGCGTCAAATAGAGATGGAAAAAGAGCTTTTTTCTTTAAAAGATAAAGATGCTGAAACAAAAGATGGCGTAAAAGTGTTTTTAAAGGCAAATATTGGAACACCTGTTGATATTGCCTATGTTAATAAATATGGTGTTGAAGGAATAGGTCTTTTTAGAACAGAATTCTTATATATGAAATCTTTGCAACCCCCAACAGAAGATGAGCAGTTTGAAACTTATAAGAGAGTTGTAGATACAATGGAAAAAAAAGGGGTTGTTACAATTCGTACTCTTGATGTTGGTGGGGATAAGGAAATTCCCTATCTTAATTTTAAGAAAGAGGAAAATCCCTTTTTGGGCTTTAGGGCACTTAGGATGTATAAGGAATATGAAGAATTGATCCAAGCACAGTTTAATGCTATTTTTAGAGCTAGTCATTATGGGAAGATAAGGGTAATGGTGCCTATGCTTACCAGATATGAAGAGATTGAAACGATCGAATATTTTGTGAATAATGCAAAAATCAATTTAAAGTCTAGAGGTTTGCCTTTTGATGAAAATTTGGAGGTGGGTTGTATGATAGAAGTTCCTTCTGCAGCTTTAATTTCTTCTAAACTTGCTAATAAATTGAAATTTTTTAGTATAGGAACGAATGATTTAACCCAATATGTTTTAGCTGTTGATCGTGGCAATCAAAAAATATCAAATTTATATGATAAGTATAATCCTGCTGTGTTGAAATTAATCAAAAAGGTTCTTGACGATGGAATTAGTTCTGGAATTGATGTATCTGTTTGTGGCGAGCTTGGTGGAGATGATGCTGGAGCGTTACTTCTTGTGGGTCTTGGATTTAGGTCTTTGAGTATGATTCCTAGTGCTACACTTAGAATTAAATATTTGCTTAAAAAGTATACAATAAAGGAATTGGAAGAATTGGCAAATAGGGTTTTAAATAGCGATTCTGAGCAAGAAACTTTAAGTTATTTTGATAAATTTATAGGAGATTAGTTATGGGGTTTTTAGATTTTTTTAAAAAAACCGCTACATTGGATTTGATTGCTCCGATTAGTGGAAAAGTTATGTCAATTGATAAGGTTCCCGATGAAGCGTTTGCTGAAAAAATAGTTGGTGATGGAATTGCAATTCTTCCAACAAGTAATGAGTTGCTAGCGCCTTGTGATGGTAAAATAGGTAAAATTTTTAAAACTAATCATGCCTTTAGCCTTGAAACTAAAGAAGGTGTTGAAATTTTTGTCCATTTTGGAATTAATACTCTTAATTTAAATGGCAAGGGTTTTACAAGAGTCGCTGAAGAAGGCGTTAATGTTAAACAAGGTGAAGTTATTATTAGGCTCGATCTTGAATATTTAAAAGAGCATTCAGAATCCGTTATTACCCCAGTTGTTATTGCAAATTCTGATGAAGTTTCAAGTATAGAATATTCTTTTGGAAAGCTTGAAAATGAGACTGAATATATTTTGTTGTCGTCAACTGTTTTGACAGAAGAAATTAGACATAAAATATCTCAAACAAAGCCTGTTATAGCAGGCAAAGATTTAGTGTTGCGAGTTAAAAAGTAAAAAGAGAGAGCTTAAAGCTCTCTCTTTTATTTTAAATCATAACAAGTCTTTTTCTAAAAATTCGTTTATTATGTTTATGAATTTTCCTGGATTTTTGCTAGGCATTCCTGAAGTTAGCATAGCTTCCTCAAAAAGGAGTATGCTTATTTTTTCTAATTTTTCAGGCTCTAGATTTTTTAAATTTTGGACTATTTTATTATTAGGGTTTAATTCAAGTATTGGTTTAATTTCTTTTACTTCTTGTCCCATTGATAGCATGATTTTCTGCATTTGATAAGTTGGATCATTGCTATCAACAATTATTGCTGAAGGTTCTTTTATTAATGTTGCCGAAAGATTTACTTCTTTTATGTGGTCCTTAAGGATTTCTTTTACTTTTGTAAGAATATCTTTGAACTCTTCTTCAATTTTTTTGAAATTTTCATCTTTTAATTCATTACTAGTTTCATTTTTGTTTATTGCTTTTAATTTTAATCCTTCGTATTCTGGAATTAGATTTAAAATAGCCTCATCAAGTTCATCGTCCATGATTAGAATTTCAAATCCTTTTTCTTTATAAGCGTTTACTATTGGATTTTCTTTTAATATATTTTCTTTGCCGCCTGTTATATAGTAAATGCTTTTTTGGCTTTCATTCATTCTTTCTTTGTACTCTTTAAAAGATACAAATCCATCTACGCTTGAAGATTTAAATCTTATTAATGAGATAAGCTTTTCTCTGTTTTCAAAGTCAGAATAAACACCTTCTTTAATACATCTTCCAAATTCTTTAGAAAACTCTGAAAATTTTTCAGGACTTTTTTTGCTAAGCTTTTCAAGCTCGCTTAGTATTTTTTTTACAGAAGATGATTTGATTTTAGACAAAATTTTATTTTGTTGTAAAATCTCTCTACTTACATTGAGCGGTAAATCTTGACAGTCTATAATTCCTTTTATAAATCTTAGATAGTTTGGAAGCAAACTGCCTTCAGAATCTGTAATAAAGATTCTATTTATAAATAGCTTTACCCCGGGTTTAGTGTTTGGATAATATAAATCATAAGGAGCTTTACTTGGAATATAAAATAAATTGGTATATTCTAAATTTCCTTCAGCTTTTGTATGAATATGCAGTAATGGATTTTCATAATCAAAGGTTGTATTTTTGTAAAATTCATTGTATTCTTCTGCTTTAATTTCGTTTTTATTTTTTGTCCAAAGAGCAGTGGTTTCATTTAATTTTTCTTCTTTTTCTTCTATTCCTTCTTGTTTGCCGTCCTTCATTATAGGTTCGCTGTATTTTATATAAATAGGATAATTTATGTGATTTGAATATTTTTTAATAATTTCTTGAATTTTCCATTTATTAGCGTATTCAAGTCCTTCTTTATTAAGATAAAGCTTTATTTCTGTGCCGTAATCTTCTTTTTTTGCTTTTTCTATTTCATACCCTGTTTTGCCATCGCTAGACCAAATATAAGCATCGCTTTCTAGTGCTTTTTTTGATGTAACTTCTACTTTTTCTGATACTATGAATGCGCTGTAAAATCCAACTCCAAACTGACCAATTAGATTTGCAGATTTTTTTTCATCTTGTTTTAAATTATTAATAAATTCTTTAGTTCCTGATTTTGCAATGACACCAAGATGATTAGTTAAATCTTCTTCATTCATTCCGATTCCATTATCTTTAATTAGGATACTTTTATCATCAAATGTTATTTCTATTTTTGGTTCTAAAGCAATGTTTTTGAATTTTTCATTTGTCAAGCTTAAAAACTTGAGTTTATCAATAGCGTCAGATGCATTTGACACCAATTCTCTTAAAAATATTTCTTTATGAGAGTAAAGAGAGTGAATGATTAAATAAAGTAAGTCATTTACTTCTGTATCAAATTGTTTTTTCATGCAAATTTTCCTTTTCAATTTAATCTTTACTTTTTTTATAATATAACATAATCTAAAAATAATAAATAAAATAATTTGTTTAAAATAGAAAATTAGAATCAAGGAGAATGCAATGGATGTAGGAATTTATGGTCTTGGTGTTATGGGCGGTAATTTAGCTCTAAATATTGCTGATAACGGTTTTAATGTTTCTGTTTACAATAGAGATAGTGAAAAAACTGAAATTTTTGTTAAACAAAATTCTCATAAAAAGATAAATGGCTTTAAAGATGTTGAATCTTTTGTTAAAAGTTTAAAAACTCCAAGAAAAATCATCTTAATGGTGACAAGTTCGGCTGTAGAAAATGTTGTTGAACAAATGTTACCCTTTATGAATAAATCGGATATAATTATTGATGGTGGAAATTCTCATTATAAGAGTACAATGAGATTGGAAAAAGAATTGTTTGCTAAAGACATTTATTTCGCAGGACTTGGAATTTCTGGAGGAGAGAGAGGAGCAAGGTTTGGTCCTGCGCTAATGTATGGAGGAAGTAAATCGGCTTATGAAATTCTTGAGCCCATGCTAAATAAAATTGCAGCTAAAACCAAAAACAATGATGTGTGTTCGGCTTATATTGGAGAGAATGGTTCTGGACACTATGTTAAAATGATACATAATGGGGTGGAATACGCTGATATGCAGCTTATCAGCGAAGTTTATTTTTTCATGAAAAAAGCTTTCAATTTAGATAATTCAAAAATTGCTGAAGTTTTTGAAAAGTGGAATGAGGGTGATCTTTCAGGGTATTTGCTAGAAATAACTTCTAAGATTCTTAAGTATAAGGAAAATAATGAATATTTAGTTGATAAGATTTTAGATGTTGCAAATCAAAAAGGCACTGGTGTTTGGACATCTATTGATGCTCTTGAATTTAGTATGCCTGTAAATTTAATTATTGAATCTGTTTTTTCAAGATTTATGTCGGGGTTAAAACACGAAAGGATTATTGCTAGTGATTTGCTTAAGATGGATACTGCTTCTTTTGAGTTTGAGCTTAGTGATTGGATTTTAGATCTTTATTATGCTCTTTTAGTTTCAAAAATAGTAGCTTATGCTCAAGGGTTTATGATGCTTAAGACTGCATCTGTGAATTATAGTTGGGATTTAAATTTGGGTAAAATTTCTTTAATTTGGAGAGAAGGTTGTATTATTCGTAGCAGCTTTTTAGATAAAATTAAATTGGCTTATGATAAAAATCCCCATCTTATTAATTTGCTTTTCGATGATTATTTTTTAGATTTGTTAAAAAATAATCACAAATCTTTGAGAAGAATAATTTCAAAAGCTAGTGAAATTGGTATTCCTTTGCCAGCATTTTATGCTAGCCTTTCGTTTTTAGATTCTTATTCTACCAATTATTTGCCTTCTAACCTAATTCAAGCACAAAGAGACTTTTTTGGTGCTCATTCTTTTGAAAGATTAGACTCAAAACGAGGTGAATTTTTTCATAGTGTTTGGCAATAAAATTTAATATAGTGTGTGAATTTAGATATAGTACTTAGCAAATATTCCCCCAGCAAAGTTTGATTTTATTCCTGAGTAGGTTCTGTGATGTGCAAGGGATCTTGTGTTTGAGATGAATTCAACTGAGGGTGCTATTTTTATACCTATTTCTAAATTTTCTGTAATGTCGTAAAAAATAGCCATTGGCATTCTTATCCCAAATCCCAATTCTATATTTATTAATTTGGATGTGTGAGACGATAGGCTTAGATTTCCTCCTATTCCAATTCCCAAATTTAAATTTTTTATTAAAGATATTGTAAAAATGAAATCAAGTACTGCTAATGCGAATAAATTAAAATCATAAAATTTTGATTCAAGTTTAAAGCCCGATAAATTTATTCCATTGCTACCGCCATAGCCTATTTCAAAGTCAATGAAAGGAAATGACATTATTAAGTTGATAATTGGATTTCCAATACTTGCTCCAAAGCCAATACCCCTATTTAAATATGAATTTTTTGCAAAACCATTTGTAGATATATTTGCAATCATGATGGATAGTATTAAGATTTTTTTCACCATTGTCTCCCAAATTTTGTCTTATTATTATTATAATATTTTATTTTTGAATTTAAAAACAATAAAAACCTTTGACCATTTAAATTTTGTATTTAAGCTTTTTTGAGTGGTTTGATTTTTTACAATTGTTTTTTTAAATAATTTTATTTTAAGTAAACCAGAATCTTAGTCCTAATCCTGCAAATACTTCCCATCTAAATCCAACTCCATTGCTCCAAATATTCATTCCAAGTCCCGGTGCTATTCTTAAAAACAAGTCGAATTTTTTCCTAAATACTGCAAGATTTAAAGCCAAAGGCAATCTTGCTCCAATGCTCATTGGTCCAGAGCCCGATTGACTACCACCAAATCTTGAAAACCATATTGTTCCATATCCCCCAGCTCCAACTGAAAAATCCAAAATGTTAGCAGCTCCTGGGAATGTATATATGTAGAAAATGTAGTC harbors:
- the crr gene encoding PTS glucose transporter subunit IIA, encoding MGFLDFFKKTATLDLIAPISGKVMSIDKVPDEAFAEKIVGDGIAILPTSNELLAPCDGKIGKIFKTNHAFSLETKEGVEIFVHFGINTLNLNGKGFTRVAEEGVNVKQGEVIIRLDLEYLKEHSESVITPVVIANSDEVSSIEYSFGKLENETEYILLSSTVLTEEIRHKISQTKPVIAGKDLVLRVKK
- the gnd gene encoding decarboxylating NADP(+)-dependent phosphogluconate dehydrogenase — its product is MDVGIYGLGVMGGNLALNIADNGFNVSVYNRDSEKTEIFVKQNSHKKINGFKDVESFVKSLKTPRKIILMVTSSAVENVVEQMLPFMNKSDIIIDGGNSHYKSTMRLEKELFAKDIYFAGLGISGGERGARFGPALMYGGSKSAYEILEPMLNKIAAKTKNNDVCSAYIGENGSGHYVKMIHNGVEYADMQLISEVYFFMKKAFNLDNSKIAEVFEKWNEGDLSGYLLEITSKILKYKENNEYLVDKILDVANQKGTGVWTSIDALEFSMPVNLIIESVFSRFMSGLKHERIIASDLLKMDTASFEFELSDWILDLYYALLVSKIVAYAQGFMMLKTASVNYSWDLNLGKISLIWREGCIIRSSFLDKIKLAYDKNPHLINLLFDDYFLDLLKNNHKSLRRIISKASEIGIPLPAFYASLSFLDSYSTNYLPSNLIQAQRDFFGAHSFERLDSKRGEFFHSVWQ
- a CDS encoding HPr family phosphocarrier protein — its product is MVKKEAIIKAINGLHVRPASTFVKKAKEYSSEITIESDGKSVSGKSLFRLQTLELSSGKKLLICAEGEDEEIAATELAKLIESFKE
- a CDS encoding FAD binding domain-containing protein, producing the protein MVNVKVYYPESFNILSNLFNKNLNNYIIYNELDFKKNPDLFNRETPIDNFFLVGNFEKFNKVSLRGNFLEMGPCVTYNEILQIGKQNIPSLLYEFISKFNDKIYLNSINLANGFYYKNTIFDIYPLLLSLDAQIEFKNVLTKKTYVFSSYNLNRAEYIASRNTVLVTKFKFPMMNLWNRSFYHKVFFNTSSFDILEETDIIFICILLNIKRDIINDFLLKIFYDDKVIVIKDFQILLLNKSLPLSFSEIENSLKMLDKNIRDSKNFNMGERNLKLIKNFYLDILMSFSF
- a CDS encoding DUF3996 domain-containing protein — encoded protein: MRRIIIIMLIIILLAPISGFANSTKSARGKYGAGIILPLPIALHINLGNFDLDIGLYSGVNNLFTDWKTLFIALDYIFYIYTFPGAANILDFSVGAGGYGTIWFSRFGGSQSGSGPMSIGARLPLALNLAVFRKKFDLFLRIAPGLGMNIWSNGVGFRWEVFAGLGLRFWFT
- a CDS encoding DUF3996 domain-containing protein, translating into MKKILILSIMIANISTNGFAKNSYLNRGIGFGASIGNPIINLIMSFPFIDFEIGYGGSNGINLSGFKLESKFYDFNLFALAVLDFIFTISLIKNLNLGIGIGGNLSLSSHTSKLINIELGFGIRMPMAIFYDITENLEIGIKIAPSVEFISNTRSLAHHRTYSGIKSNFAGGIFAKYYI
- the htpG gene encoding molecular chaperone HtpG produces the protein MKKQFDTEVNDLLYLIIHSLYSHKEIFLRELVSNASDAIDKLKFLSLTNEKFKNIALEPKIEITFDDKSILIKDNGIGMNEEDLTNHLGVIAKSGTKEFINNLKQDEKKSANLIGQFGVGFYSAFIVSEKVEVTSKKALESDAYIWSSDGKTGYEIEKAKKEDYGTEIKLYLNKEGLEYANKWKIQEIIKKYSNHINYPIYIKYSEPIMKDGKQEGIEEKEEKLNETTALWTKNKNEIKAEEYNEFYKNTTFDYENPLLHIHTKAEGNLEYTNLFYIPSKAPYDLYYPNTKPGVKLFINRIFITDSEGSLLPNYLRFIKGIIDCQDLPLNVSREILQQNKILSKIKSSSVKKILSELEKLSKKSPEKFSEFSKEFGRCIKEGVYSDFENREKLISLIRFKSSSVDGFVSFKEYKERMNESQKSIYYITGGKENILKENPIVNAYKEKGFEILIMDDELDEAILNLIPEYEGLKLKAINKNETSNELKDENFKKIEEEFKDILTKVKEILKDHIKEVNLSATLIKEPSAIIVDSNDPTYQMQKIMLSMGQEVKEIKPILELNPNNKIVQNLKNLEPEKLEKISILLFEEAMLTSGMPSKNPGKFINIINEFLEKDLL
- the ptsP gene encoding phosphoenolpyruvate--protein phosphotransferase encodes the protein MTLSGKRISKGIGIGEVLCIRKNFDKIVSREKIDFSQVDSEISKFNKAKSKAIEALKDLERKAVLQFGDDKKGIFEGQVLIVEDDEFSELVIEFITKENYSAAYSIYLAFENLVKSVEDYKDPYLKERASDYKDIRNRLISIILGQVTDFSEINKDVILVTEELTPSDTMQFDLNYVKGFLTAVGGETSHAAILARTMGLPALVMTLLDINALNDGDKIVIDAISSIVIKNPSSDELNLYEKKILRQIEMEKELFSLKDKDAETKDGVKVFLKANIGTPVDIAYVNKYGVEGIGLFRTEFLYMKSLQPPTEDEQFETYKRVVDTMEKKGVVTIRTLDVGGDKEIPYLNFKKEENPFLGFRALRMYKEYEELIQAQFNAIFRASHYGKIRVMVPMLTRYEEIETIEYFVNNAKINLKSRGLPFDENLEVGCMIEVPSAALISSKLANKLKFFSIGTNDLTQYVLAVDRGNQKISNLYDKYNPAVLKLIKKVLDDGISSGIDVSVCGELGGDDAGALLLVGLGFRSLSMIPSATLRIKYLLKKYTIKELEELANRVLNSDSEQETLSYFDKFIGD